The Pseudomonas azotoformans genome has a segment encoding these proteins:
- a CDS encoding fimbria/pilus outer membrane usher protein, producing the protein MNIDSDDHVSLGQFTQAHYTVPGSYVVDIVVNQRYFGTRSIEFNRGRSAQDSYACLPEALVATFGLKPDLFESLPRLADGRCVDLTAITNASINYAQNLGRLVISLPQASFEYDDPNYIPPAAWSDGLDGALLDYRVIANQRQSTTSGNSTVLQSYGTAGLNIDAWRLRADYQAQQDSGSQGGRGNEQAFQLNRLYAYRALPSIRSKLSVGEDYLNSDVFDTFALRGVSLSSDDRMLPPNLRGYAPLISGLARTNARVTVAQQGRVLYSTTVTPGAFSIQDLNSSVQGTLDVTVHEEDGTEQTFTVTTAAVPFLSRDGELRYKVSAGQPRLTGKGGTEPGFVASELAYGLSQDWTLYGGVLAASGYLSHAVGLGKDLGVFGAISADVTTSRATLRNSAETVVGNSYRINYSKHFDAIGTDLRFLGYRFSDRTFTNFSQFVGDPDAYSLNAGKQRYSVMLAKRFAWLSTSLSFDHSTYWDAAPSDRFGLSLARSFAVGNVKNINVNLSAFQTRNAQNRDTQLYLGVSVPLGAIR; encoded by the coding sequence TTGAATATCGACTCTGACGATCACGTCAGTCTCGGGCAGTTCACCCAAGCGCATTACACGGTGCCCGGCAGTTATGTGGTGGATATCGTGGTCAACCAACGTTATTTCGGAACACGTTCCATTGAATTCAACAGGGGACGTTCGGCGCAGGACAGTTATGCCTGCTTGCCCGAAGCGCTGGTGGCGACCTTCGGTCTAAAGCCCGACCTGTTCGAAAGCCTGCCGCGCCTTGCTGATGGCCGGTGCGTGGACCTTACCGCGATCACCAACGCCTCGATCAACTACGCGCAGAACCTGGGCCGGCTGGTGATCAGCCTGCCCCAGGCGTCGTTCGAATATGACGACCCCAACTACATCCCGCCCGCCGCCTGGAGCGACGGGCTGGACGGTGCGCTGCTGGATTACCGGGTGATCGCCAACCAGCGCCAGTCCACCACCAGCGGCAACTCCACGGTATTGCAGAGCTACGGCACCGCCGGTTTGAACATCGATGCCTGGCGCCTGCGGGCCGACTACCAGGCCCAGCAAGACAGCGGCAGCCAGGGCGGGCGTGGCAATGAGCAGGCGTTCCAGCTCAACCGCCTGTACGCCTACCGTGCGCTGCCTTCGATTCGCTCGAAACTCTCGGTGGGCGAGGACTATCTCAACTCCGATGTGTTCGACACCTTCGCCCTGCGCGGGGTGAGCCTGAGCAGCGATGACCGCATGCTGCCGCCCAATCTGCGCGGCTATGCGCCCTTGATCAGCGGCCTGGCGCGCACCAACGCGAGGGTGACCGTGGCCCAGCAGGGCCGCGTGTTGTATTCCACCACGGTGACGCCGGGCGCGTTCAGCATCCAAGACCTCAACAGCAGTGTGCAGGGCACGCTGGACGTGACCGTGCATGAGGAAGACGGCACCGAGCAGACCTTTACCGTGACCACGGCGGCGGTGCCGTTCCTGTCCCGTGACGGCGAGTTGCGCTACAAAGTGTCGGCGGGCCAACCGCGCTTGACCGGCAAGGGCGGCACCGAGCCGGGTTTCGTGGCGTCCGAACTGGCTTATGGCCTGTCCCAGGACTGGACACTCTACGGCGGTGTGCTGGCAGCCAGCGGCTATCTCTCCCATGCCGTGGGCCTGGGCAAGGACCTCGGCGTGTTTGGCGCGATTTCCGCCGACGTCACCACCTCCAGGGCCACGTTGCGCAACAGCGCCGAGACCGTGGTGGGCAACTCCTACCGCATCAACTATTCCAAGCACTTCGATGCGATTGGCACCGATTTACGCTTCCTCGGCTACCGGTTTTCCGACCGCACCTTCACCAACTTCTCACAGTTTGTCGGGGATCCGGATGCCTATTCGCTGAATGCCGGCAAGCAGCGCTATTCGGTGATGCTGGCCAAGCGCTTTGCGTGGCTGTCCACCAGCCTGTCGTTTGACCATTCCACTTACTGGGACGCCGCGCCCTCGGACCGTTTCGGCCTGTCGCTGGCGCGCAGTTTTGCCGTGGGCAACGTCAAGAACATCAACGTCAACCTGTCGGCGTTCCAGACCCGCAACGCGCAGAACCGCGACACCCAGCTGTACCTGGGGGTGAGCGTGCCGCTGGGGGCAATTCGATGA
- a CDS encoding fimbrial protein, protein MKKIVAVTAAAVAMGLASFANAATPASGNPGTVRFIGEIVSGACGIDANSLDQTVSLGQVPSNQFRAVGDRSTPTKFDIILTECDTSTQQNARFTFSGVQDPAVPGLFATTGLAQNVGIRLQASAGEMLDNGKEQVAPVVLQNGNNTVTFAAMYEATAATVTTGEADSVANFTVAYN, encoded by the coding sequence ATGAAAAAGATTGTCGCTGTTACTGCCGCTGCTGTTGCCATGGGCCTTGCTTCCTTCGCCAACGCGGCCACGCCGGCGAGCGGTAACCCAGGCACCGTGCGTTTCATCGGTGAGATCGTTTCGGGCGCCTGCGGCATCGACGCCAATTCCCTGGACCAGACCGTGTCCCTGGGCCAGGTGCCGTCGAACCAGTTCCGCGCCGTCGGTGATCGCTCCACGCCGACCAAGTTCGACATCATCCTGACCGAGTGCGATACCTCCACCCAGCAGAACGCGCGCTTCACCTTCAGCGGCGTGCAAGACCCGGCGGTACCGGGCCTGTTCGCCACCACTGGCCTGGCCCAGAACGTCGGTATCCGCCTGCAGGCCAGCGCCGGCGAGATGCTCGACAACGGTAAGGAACAAGTTGCACCGGTGGTATTGCAGAACGGCAACAACACCGTGACCTTCGCCGCCATGTACGAAGCCACCGCCGCCACCGTGACCACCGGTGAAGCGGACAGCGTTGCCAACTTCACCGTGGCTTACAACTGA